GCCTATACCGGTGTGACGCTCACGACAATCCAGACGGTCGAGGCCGGGAACTACCTCACCGAAGGAACGCTCAAGACGGATAACCCGGTCGTAAGAAATTACTTCTTCAATCCGGATTCCCACGCCTACCTGATCACGTCAGTCCTCAAGTCCGCGTCCATTTCGGTTTCGGCGACGGATGCCAACGGAACCGACGTCGGAATCGACGTACCCGCGATCCAGGGAGCAGTCGGGGCCACAATCAAGGTCGCGCCAACCAACTCTTCGAACTCCACGCTTACCTTCACCGGTCCCGACGCGGTCACCTTCGGCTTCGTCGTGCAGGAGATCACCCGCGACGGCGACCAGTGGAATCTCCACGGCGTGAATCCATCGGGAAAGATCGCCTTCGCCGTCGGCCCCAATGCTCCCGCCGACGCCCCGAAGCCGATCATCTTTTCGTCACCGGAGTGTCGCATCGATATCTAACGTATCCCGGGCCCAGCAAAGGATTGCCTTATGACCTCCAATGCGTTCCCTATGCCTCTCTGCGTTCGCGCCGCCACCTCCCGGGTACGTCCGCCGCTCACAGATGCGGACGTTCCCCACCTGCCACCCGATCTGCCCAACGCGGACAAGCGCAAGAAATCCGGCAAGATCCTTGGTACCGACTCCAGCGTTCCGAATCCGCAGGACCTGACCATGGCTGGGTGGGGCATCATCTTCGCCACCAACCCACAGGCCGAACTCATCAAGGCGCAGCTCCAACCGCTGATCGATCTTCGCCGATCGCAGGTGCAGTCGGCCGATCTCTTCCGGATCTTCGAAGGCCCTCAGAACGGCGTCACGCCGAACCTCACCGCGGAGGCCTGGGCCTATAGCCGAGGGGTCACACTGAACGCACCCGTCCACCCCAGGGGCAAGGTGCCGTACTACCTTCTTCTCGTCGGCTCCCCGCAGGACATCTCCTTCGAGTTCCAGAACAAGCTCAAGATGCAATGGGCGGTCGGCCGTCTGTACTTCAACGATATCGCCGACTACGGCCGCTACGCCGCCAGCATCGTCCAGTACGAATCTGAGTCCTTCACCCCCGCGCAGGCAAAGAAGGCGGCATGCTGGATGACCCGCAATCCGAAGGACCAGCCCACCGACCTTCTCTCGAGCACACTCAAGCAAGCCTTCGACAATCCAGATCCAGGCGAAGCTCTCGGCGCTTCCCGTTCCTTCCCTGTCGACTACTACGTATCGGCCCAGGCCACCAAGCCACAGCTTCAGAAACTGCTCTCCGGCGGTCCGCAGAGCCCCGCCATCCTCTTCACCGGATCGCACGGCGCCGACTACTGGGGAGCGGTCCCGGAAATCCAGCGCAGGATGCAAGGGTCCCTCATCACGCAGGAGTGGTCAGACGGCGCTGCCCTCGACTCTTCTAACTCCTTCTCGGCCGATGACGTCCCGGCAACCGCGAACCTCCAGGGAGCGATGGTCTTCCTCTTCGCCTGTTATAGCGGAGGATGTCCCGCCTTCGATAGCTACACCCGCAACGAAGACGGTTCGCTCGTTCGCATCGCCGACGAGGACATGATCTCGCGGCTACCGCAGACGCTTCTTGCCAAAGGAGCCCTCGCCGTTCTAGGGCACGTCGACATCGCGCACTGCGACTCGTTCCTCACCACCGATGACACCCCACAAACGCAGGTCATCGCTTCCCCTCTCGAATACCTGATGGACGGCATGAGAGTCGGCCGCGCCGCGGACTCCCTTACGAGCGTCTGGACATCCTTAAGCGCATCCGCCGGGTCGGCGAAGCCCCCCACCGGAACGACTGCAGCCGCTGCCCAGAAACGTGCTGCGTATGCCCGCCTCGTCGTCTCCCGCGACGATCTGAAAAACTTCATCCTCTTGGGCGACCCTGCGGCGCGCCTCAAGGTAGAGAAGTTCGCCTGAGCAAATCTGCCTTAGGGTTTGACGGTCTTTGCGTTGTTTCCCCTGCTTCCGCCGAATGGTATTGGAAGCCCGGCGTCTCCAGAGCTCAACATCCGGGTGATTTCGAGATAGGAAGAAGCCGGCGCCGTGAAATGCGGCTTGCCCTCATTCTCTCCACTAACCAGGATCTGATACATACCCTCTTCCGACGACGTAAAGGTGTATGTCACCTCGGTGGTGCCGCTCAGCACAAAGGTGCTCTCCGGTGCGGGGGAGAGTATCTTGGCCAGGTCGGCCGAAAAGTAGAGGACAGCCGTGCCGTCACCCTCGATCGCAAGATGAATCCCATCTCCGCTCACCACGTGAACGGACGAGACACTTGGGGTTGGAACTACTTCATCAGTGGCGAAGAGGATCGTCGTCGTAGCCATGGTGTGACGACGTTATGCCCTTTTTTTCGGGGTGTCCACAGCATTCTTGCTCTTTGCGTCCGCGAGAATTCCGGTAAAGGCAGGATCTTTTCTAAGTCCCGCGAGATAAGGATCGCGCTCAAAATCCGCGACATACGCGCCACGTGCCAGCGCCTTCGCTATAAGCCGCATCGCAGTGTCCCGCTGACCGAGTATCTCGTACGTCGCCCCGGCGCGGTAGTCGATATTGGGATCATCGCTAGAAAGTGTCAGCGTCTGCCGCAGGAGCACAGCGCTTCGATCCTTCTCGCCAAGCCATGCGTACGCATCGGCGAGCAGTACAAGCAGTTCCGGGTTATTCGGTTCCTTTTTTCTCGCCTCTTCCGCCGTCGTGACCGCCTTCCGAAAAGCTTCCATGGCTTTTTCGTGACCGTCGGGTGTCATCAGATAAGCGCCACCCAGATCGCCCCAGATCCGGTAGTCATTCGGACTTAACCCCGCGGCCTTCTTACCTGTGGTGACCGCTTCTCCATACTTACCCTGAAGGACAAGAAGTTCGCCGAGTAACTCGTACGTACCAGCATTCGGCTCAATCGCCAACGACCGTTCGAGGCTGGCGCGTGCCTCATCCAGCTTGTTCCTGCGCATCGCAACAAGCCCAAGGTCGTAGTAAGCGGTGGCGTTATCCTTCGCCAGGTCCGCGCTCTTTTTGTACTCCTGTGCCGCCTCATCCAGCCGCCCGGCCTTCAGATAAAGTCCACCCAGATTCATCGCCCAGCGCCAATCATCGGGCGCAAGATCCGCTGCCTTCTGCATCGAGGCAAGCGCATCGTCGCCGCGTCCCTCGGCGTCGTATACCTCCGACAGCGCACGGTACGCATCGGCATTGCGCTTGTCGATCGACATCGCCTTCTGCGCCTGCTGCATCGCAAGCGCGTTCTGACCTTCCATCGCCGCGATTCTGGCCAAGGTGACGTAGGGGGGAGCGATATTCGGATCCAGTTGAATCGCCCGGCTCGTCGCGGCCTTCGCCATCTCGAGAAGCCTCGGATCATCGCTGCCGCGGTACTGAATGAAGTAAGCGGTGCCCAAACCAGCCTGCGCAAGCGCATAGTTGGGATTCGCAGCCAGCAGAGCCTGAAACTCCTTCACCGCCTCGACCGTGTTCGCTTCCTGATACGACCTCAGCAGAAGCCCCTCCGCTCTCTGGTAGAGGTCGTCATCGCTCACCGAAGTTCCGGCCGACGCAGGCGAGGATCGTCTGCTTCCTTCAAACTTCCAGGCCCCGCCAGCGATCAGAAGAAGCAAGACCCCCGCCCCGGCAAAGACAGCCACCCTCGCCCTCTTCTTCGGAGGAATGACTTCGGAGGAGGCTGACGTCGCGCCGGAGCCAAGAGTCTCGGCCAGCGCCTCGGCCAACCGCCCCGCGCTCGAAAACCGCCTCGACGGATCGGACTCCATCGCGGTGTTCACTACGCGCAGAAAGCCCTCCGGCAGATCCGAACGCACATCCACCAGCGGTGTCCGCTTCCGCAGCGCAGCCTTCATCTGCTCAAGACTCAGGCCAGTCAGCTTTGCAGGATGCGTGCCTGAAACGAGAAAGTAAAGCAGCACGCCGATCGCGTATACGTCGGTCGCCGCGCTCGGCGGGCTCCCCACGAATAACTCCGGAGCCATGTAGTTTGGCGTACCCGCAAGATTTGCCGCTCTCTGTGGCAGCGCACTTAGCCCAAAGTCCATCAGCAGGATGCGGCCACCTTCCTCGCGCATCACGTTCTCCGCCTTGATGTCCCTGTGGAGAATTCCAGCCCGATGCACGGCGCTCAACGCCTTCGTGACATCCAGCCCGATCAGCGCCGCCTCGCGGTAGCCAAACGGCCCCTGATCGCCGAGCAGAACCGACAGTGTTTTCCCCCGCACAAAGTCCGTCCAGAACCCCACGCGGCCATCGTGCCGGTCGATCCCGTATACATGCACGATATTCGGATGCTGCACCGACGCCAGCGCGCGGGCCTCCCGGAGCATCATCTGGTATTCCTGGTCACCTCCCACGACTCCTGGCAACAAAAGCTTCAGCGCCACCTCGCGCCGCAGGTGCGGATCCCACGCCCGATACACCTCCCCAAATCCTCCATGACCCACCCGCGCCAGCAGCTCAAATCCGCCCCACTTCCGGCTCGCCGCCGAAACAGACGCCGTGCTCGAAGGTTCAGTCGGAAGAGGAAGGGTTGGTTCTTCGTTCATGGCGATCCGCAGGTGCCTTCGAGTATAGGACCACTCCACGGACAGGACAGCGACTCATTCCGTCGGACCGCCTTGTTGGCAAAGGACATTGACCCGCGGCTCTCACGGAACTTCGAAGGCACTTGGAACGTCAGTAGAAATGCGCGCGAACGGGCAAACGAAAGGGCAGACGATCCCGGCTCCCGCTTCGCTCGCTGGAACGTCCTTAAAGAATTGAGAATTTCTGAAACCAGGGAACGTCGAATCAGCAGATTACGGGTTCCACGGAAAAGCCGGGCTGCGACAAGGCATACCCGCGCGTGAAAGACAGGATAAGCTGAGTTTAATGGCACAGATGGGAAGCACCCCGATTCGACCACACGGTTTCTTCCTCACACTGCGTCCCGTGCTTTGCGTGGCGACGCTCGGCCTGCTCCTAGCCGGCTGTCAAAAGCACGAGGAGGCGAACCGCGAATCCGCCGAGGCGCCTCCCTCCGCTCCTTCCGTCGTCCCCAGCGGCGAGGCCGGCCTCGTCAAGGTTGATCAGCCTCAGCAGTTCCCCCTCACGACTGCCATCACCCGCCAGTCGGTCAGCACGTTGAACGTCACCGGCCAGGTTTCGCCGGACGTCTCCCGCGAGCTACCCGTCCTTTCGCTGGCCAACGGTCGCGTAGTCGCGCTCCACGTCGGTCTCGGTGACTACGTCCACAAGGGCCAGCTCGTGATGGAGGTACAGAGCCCCGATATCTCGACCGCCTTCGCCGGATACCTCAAGGCCGTTAACGACGAGCGCCTGACCAAGGTCGTTCTTGATCGCGACAAGCTCCTCTTCGATAAGGGAGCCATCGCCCAGAGCCAGCTCGAAATCGCCCAGAACGGCGAAGACGATGCCAGGACGGCCCTCGTAGCAGCCGAACAACAACTTCGCATCCTCGGCGTCGACAAGGATCACCCCGGCGACACGGTCCGGGTCTATGCCCCCGCCTCCGGCGTCATCATCTCGCAGAACGTCACTGCGGCCGGTGCAGCCGGGATCACCTTTGCCGGGGCCGCAGGCTCGCTCACGATCGCCGACCTCTCGCACGTCTGGGTCGTCTGCGATGTCTACGAGAACGACCTCGCTACCGTCCACCTGGGTGAAGCTGCCGAGATCCGTCTCTCCGCCTTTCCGGGCAAAGTCCTCACCGGCACAGTCAGCGACATCGGCGCGGTCCTCGATCCCGCGATCCGGACCGCGAAGGTCCGCATCCAGGTCCAGAACCCCGGCAGCCTGCTTCGCATCGGCATGTTCGCCACCGCCACCTTCCATGGCTCGAAGGCCGAGATGAAGGTGGCGGTTCCCGCCGCCGCCGTGCTCCACCTGCACGACCGCGAGTACGTCTTCGAGCCCGGCGGATCGGCGGGAACCTTCCGGCGCGTCCAGATCAAGGCAGGCGCCCCCCTCGACGGCAACATGCTCGAAGTATCGAGCGGCCTCGCCTCCGGCGCCCAGGTCGTCTCGAACGCTCTGGATCTGCAGAACACGGCGGCACAGTAATGATCCGGAAGATCGTCGATTTCGCGCTCAACAACCGCTTCATCATCCTGATCATCGCCGTCCTTCTCTTTGGCTGGGGCGCGATCTCGTTCCACAACCTCCCCGTTGAGGCCTACCCCGACGTCGCCAACAACTACGTCACGGTCATCACCCAGTGGCCCGGACGCGCGGCCGAAGAGGTCGAGCAGCAAGTCACGGTTCCCCTCGAGATCGGCATGGCGGGCATTCCGCACATGACCCACCTGCGCTCTACCTCGCTCGCAGGTCTCTCCAGCCTGACGATGATCTTCGACGACGAGAGCGAAAACGATTGGAACCGCGAGAAGGTCCTGGAACGCCTCTCGCAAGTAACCCTCCCGAACGGTCTTCAACCCCAGATCGGTACCGACTGGAGTCCCGTCGGCCAGATCTTCTGGTACACCCTCGAAAGCTCAAACCCCGCCTACGACACCATGGCGCTCAAGGGCCTCGAGGACTGGACCCTCGAACGCCAGTTCCGCAGCGTTCCCGGTGTCGTCGACGTGGCGAGCTTCGGGGGCGTCACCCGCGAGTATCAGGTCATTCTCGACCCAGAGAAGCTCATCCAGTACGGCCTTACCGTCGGCCAGGTCAAACAGCAGTTGATCGCCAACAACGTCAACGCCGGTGGAAGCTTCATCGAGACCGGCCAACAGCAGATCAACGTCCGGGAAGTCGGCCTCTTCCGCAACGTGGACGACATCGCCCAAACGGTCCTTAAGAGCCAGAACGGCACCGCCCTCCGCGTCAGCGACGTCGCCACCGTTGTGCAGGGACCAAAGATTCGCCTCGGCCAGATCGGCCGCACCATCCGCCGCCAGGACGGCAAGTACGACGACAACCAGGACGCCGTGGAAGGCACCCTGCTCCTGCAAAAAGGCGACAACTCCGACGAGACACTCGAGGCCATCCACGCCAAGGTCAAGGAACTGAACGAGCACGTCCTTCCCAAGGGCGTGAAGGTTGTTCCGTTCCTCGATCGCAGCGACCTCCTGCATCTGACGACCCACACCGTCCTGCACAACCTGACCGAGGGCATCATCCTCGTCGTCATCATCCTCTTCGTCTTCCTCGGCAACCTGCGCGGTGCGCTCATCGTCGCCTTGACGATTCCGTTTTCGCTCCTGTTCGCTTCGATCTGCCTCGATCTCCGCCACATCCCGGCCAACCTGCTCTCCCTCGGCGCGCTCGACTTCGGCATGGTCGTCGACGGTGCGGTCGTCATGATCGAAAACATCGTCCGCCACCTGAGCCACGGACGCCGCGAAGACATGACCCCGATGCAGCAGATCCGCGAAGCCGCCTACGAAGTCCAGCGGCCCGTCTTCTACGCCATCGGCATCATCATCACGGCCTATTTGCCCATCTTCACTCTGCAATCGGTCGAAGGCCGTCTCTTCAAGCCAATGTCGTGGACGGTCGCCTTCGCTCTCCTCGGCGCACTTATCTTCTCGATCATCCTCGCCCCCGTGCTCGCCAGCTTCCTCTTCCGCAAGGGCACCACCGAGTGGGAGAACCCAGTTCTTCGCTGGATCACGAACGGCTACCGTCACTCCGCCCAATGGGCGATCGAGCACCGCCCCGTTACCTTCGGCGTCGCCATTGCGGCCTTCGCGGCGACCGTCTATCTCGGAACCTCCGGCATCGTCGGCTCCGAGTTCCTTCCGCATCTCGACGAGGGCGCGATCTGGGTCCGCGGAACCCTCGCCCCAAGCACCGGCCCCACCGAGAGCCGCGAAGTGGCCAATCACGCTCGCGTCGTCCTCGCATCGTTTCCCGAGGTCAAACAAGTCGTCAGCCAGATTGGCCGGCCCGACGACGGAACCGACACCACCGGCTTCTTCAACACGGAATATTTCGTCGACCTGAAGCCCAAAGCCGAGTGGCGCCCAGTCTTCAAGGAGAACAAGGAAGAGCTGATCGGCGCGATGAATCGCGAACTGGATAAAGCCCCAGGAGTCATCTGGAACTTCTCTCAGCCGATCTCGGACAACGTGGAAGAGGCCGTCAGCGGCGTCAAGGGCGAACTCGCCGTCAAGCTCTACGGCACCGACCTCAAGACCCTCGAAGCCAAGGGCGACGAGATCGTCAACGTGATGCAGAACATCAAGGGCGTCGCCGATCTCGGGCTCTTCCGCGTGATCGGCCAGCCCAACCTGAACTTCACCGTCGATCGCCAGGCCGCCGCCCGCTTCGGCATCAATGTCTCCGACATCCAGGACGCCATCGAATCGGCCGTCGGAGGTGCTGCCGTCACCCAGGTCCTCGAAGGCGATGCTCGCTACGACGTCACCCCGCGCTACAGCCCCTCGTACCGCAACACTCCCGAATCCATCGCCAACATCCGCATCCTCTCGCCCACCGGCGAACGCGTCTCCCTCGCCCAGGTCACCACGCAGCACATCGAAGATGGGGCCGAGCAGATCGGGCGCGAAGGCGGCCTCCGCTACGTCGCCATCAAGTACAGCGTGCGCAATCGCGACCTCGGCAGCACCGTCGAAGAGGCCATCGCCAAGGTCGGGAAACAGGTCCAACTTCCCCCGGGATACAAGATCGATTGGGCGGGCGAATATGAGAGCCAGAAACGGAGCTCGCGCCGCCTCATGATCGTCCTACCCCTCACGATCATGTTGATCTTCCTGATCCTCTACACCATGTTCAGCTCCTTCAAGTGGGCGATCCTCATCCTCGCGAACGTGGCGATGGCGCCCTTTGGCGGCATGCTCGCACTTCTGCTAAGCCATACCCACTTCAGCGTCTCGTCGGGCGTCGGTTTCCTCGCGCTCTTCGGCGTCTCGGTCCAGACCGGCATCATCATGCTCGAGTACATCAACCAGATGCGAGCCAGCGGCTTCAGCGTCGAGCAGGCCGCCATCGAAGGCGCGGTGCTCCGCCTGCGTCCCATCATGATGACCATGCTGGTAGCGACCCTCGGCCTCCTCCCCGCAGCTACCTCCCATGGCATCGGGTCCGACTCGCAGCGTCCCTTCGCTATCGTCATTGTTGGGGGCCTGGTCGGCGCGCTGCTCATCAGCGTCTTCCTTCTGCCCACCCTGTATGTCTGGATCGCGCGCGACACCGACGTCCTTCCCGCGCCGAACACGGAGTTTGAGCATTGAGACCGCAATCGACTAACCCAACCCGGTTCGGCAAAGCCGCGCTCCTTGCCCTTCTGACCCTCACGCCACACGCCGCGATCCTGGCCCAAGCGGGCGGTGGTGCAGGCAGCGGGACCGGAGCCGGAGCCGCCGGTGGAAGCGCCGCCGGATCGCCTGGAGCCTCGGGCGCAGCCTCACGCGGAGCCGCCGCCGACCGGTCCGGCTCGGACCAGGGCACACCCGCCCAGACCAGCGGTTCGCAGTCCAACGGTACCGCCCAGAGCCCCGCAGCCGCCTACGCCGCCGGAGCCAGCCTCGGCCCAGACCCGCGCAAGCCTCCCGTCTCCAGGCCCGGAGCCTTCACCCTCCAGCAGATCATCGCCATGGCTCAGGATCACAATCCGACGCTCCTCGCCGCCCAGGCCAATCTCCGGGCCGTCCGAGCCCAGGAGGTCCAGGCGGCCGTCCGCGCCAACCCCTACCTCACCATCTACGGCACCGACGTCACCCTCCCCGCAGAAGGCTCCGCCAACCCCTACTCCTACAGCGCCCAGGTCTCACGCCTCTTTGAGCGCGGTGAGAAGCGCCGTTGGCGCATCGATGCTGCCAAAGCCACCACCGGTCAAACCCAGGCACAGCTCGAAGACACTGTCCGGCAAACCGTCCTCACCATTAAGCAGGCCTTCACCAAGATGCTGGTAGCCAAGGAAGCGCTCGAGCTCGCCAACGCCAGCCTCAAGGACTATCGCCACGAAGTCGAGATCAGCCTCGATCGCTACAAAGCCGGAGACCTCGGCAAGCTCGACTACGAGCGCCTCGACCTCCAACTCGGCAGCTTCGAATCGGACGCCGCCAACAACGAGATCACCGTCCTCCAGGCCAGCGACCAGCTCCAGACCCTTATCGGCGTCGAAACCCCGGTCGAAGACTTCGACATCGCCGGCGACATCGTCCCACCCATCGTTTCGGGAACCCGCGCCGCCCTCATCCAGCAGGCCCTCGCGAAACGTCCAGACCTCGCAGCAGCCCAGGCCGCCGTCGGAGCCGCCGAAGCCAACGCCCGCCTCGCCGTCGCCAACGGAACCACCGACCCAACCCTCGAAGGCGAGTACGACCGCGCCGGCACCGACAACTCAGCCGGCTTCTCCGTCAACATTCCCTTGCGCCTCTTCGACCGCAACCACGGCAACAAGCAGACCGCCCGCTACCAGGCCGACGCCTCCCGCCTCTCGCAGACCGCCGCCCGCAACCAGGTCCTCTCCGACGTCGACCAGGCATGGGTCGGCTATACCCGCGCCAAGGCCCTCTCCGACCGTTTCAGCAAGCACTACCTCGACGAGTCGAAGGACATCCTCTCCATCGCGCAGTTCTCCTTCGAGCACGGCGGCCTCGCCCTCATCGACTATCTCGACGCCCTCCGCGACGCCCGCTCCTCCACCTCCGACGCCCTGAACGCCTTCGCCACCACATGGAACGCCATCCACCAGCTCTCCGCCGCGACCGCTACCAACGTCGCGCCGTAGACGTTCTCAGTTATGGAAGCTGAGTGTTAGGACGGAAGAGCTTCCAGTCTCAATGCGCCGCCAATTCACGAAGGCAGTGCATTCGAGAAGAGCTATGTACTGCTCCGGGCATCGTTGTGCGAACGACTTTACATTTTCAAGTTGCACCGTGAGAACAGAGCCGGGTTCGCAGTGAACCCCGGACATGCCATCTGCAGGAACATCCAGCGAGGTAAGACAGTCGATCCAGGCATCCATGTTCTTGCCATAAAAATCAGGGAAGCCGAAGACCCGGGCGAACTCCTCATGAAAGGACAGCCAGTCTTGGATATTTTCGCAATTCAGCGAGATTCTTGAGGTCAACATCGTGCTCTCCGAAATGTGGTGCTCTTGAAGCATAGCTTCGCTTGGGTTTATGGAGAGCGAGCAGACAAC
This genomic window from Granulicella sibirica contains:
- a CDS encoding C25 family cysteine peptidase, with the translated sequence MTSNAFPMPLCVRAATSRVRPPLTDADVPHLPPDLPNADKRKKSGKILGTDSSVPNPQDLTMAGWGIIFATNPQAELIKAQLQPLIDLRRSQVQSADLFRIFEGPQNGVTPNLTAEAWAYSRGVTLNAPVHPRGKVPYYLLLVGSPQDISFEFQNKLKMQWAVGRLYFNDIADYGRYAASIVQYESESFTPAQAKKAACWMTRNPKDQPTDLLSSTLKQAFDNPDPGEALGASRSFPVDYYVSAQATKPQLQKLLSGGPQSPAILFTGSHGADYWGAVPEIQRRMQGSLITQEWSDGAALDSSNSFSADDVPATANLQGAMVFLFACYSGGCPAFDSYTRNEDGSLVRIADEDMISRLPQTLLAKGALAVLGHVDIAHCDSFLTTDDTPQTQVIASPLEYLMDGMRVGRAADSLTSVWTSLSASAGSAKPPTGTTAAAAQKRAAYARLVVSRDDLKNFILLGDPAARLKVEKFA
- a CDS encoding serine/threonine-protein kinase; translation: MNEEPTLPLPTEPSSTASVSAASRKWGGFELLARVGHGGFGEVYRAWDPHLRREVALKLLLPGVVGGDQEYQMMLREARALASVQHPNIVHVYGIDRHDGRVGFWTDFVRGKTLSVLLGDQGPFGYREAALIGLDVTKALSAVHRAGILHRDIKAENVMREEGGRILLMDFGLSALPQRAANLAGTPNYMAPELFVGSPPSAATDVYAIGVLLYFLVSGTHPAKLTGLSLEQMKAALRKRTPLVDVRSDLPEGFLRVVNTAMESDPSRRFSSAGRLAEALAETLGSGATSASSEVIPPKKRARVAVFAGAGVLLLLIAGGAWKFEGSRRSSPASAGTSVSDDDLYQRAEGLLLRSYQEANTVEAVKEFQALLAANPNYALAQAGLGTAYFIQYRGSDDPRLLEMAKAATSRAIQLDPNIAPPYVTLARIAAMEGQNALAMQQAQKAMSIDKRNADAYRALSEVYDAEGRGDDALASMQKAADLAPDDWRWAMNLGGLYLKAGRLDEAAQEYKKSADLAKDNATAYYDLGLVAMRRNKLDEARASLERSLAIEPNAGTYELLGELLVLQGKYGEAVTTGKKAAGLSPNDYRIWGDLGGAYLMTPDGHEKAMEAFRKAVTTAEEARKKEPNNPELLVLLADAYAWLGEKDRSAVLLRQTLTLSSDDPNIDYRAGATYEILGQRDTAMRLIAKALARGAYVADFERDPYLAGLRKDPAFTGILADAKSKNAVDTPKKRA
- a CDS encoding efflux RND transporter periplasmic adaptor subunit, whose product is MAQMGSTPIRPHGFFLTLRPVLCVATLGLLLAGCQKHEEANRESAEAPPSAPSVVPSGEAGLVKVDQPQQFPLTTAITRQSVSTLNVTGQVSPDVSRELPVLSLANGRVVALHVGLGDYVHKGQLVMEVQSPDISTAFAGYLKAVNDERLTKVVLDRDKLLFDKGAIAQSQLEIAQNGEDDARTALVAAEQQLRILGVDKDHPGDTVRVYAPASGVIISQNVTAAGAAGITFAGAAGSLTIADLSHVWVVCDVYENDLATVHLGEAAEIRLSAFPGKVLTGTVSDIGAVLDPAIRTAKVRIQVQNPGSLLRIGMFATATFHGSKAEMKVAVPAAAVLHLHDREYVFEPGGSAGTFRRVQIKAGAPLDGNMLEVSSGLASGAQVVSNALDLQNTAAQ
- a CDS encoding efflux RND transporter permease subunit, with protein sequence MIRKIVDFALNNRFIILIIAVLLFGWGAISFHNLPVEAYPDVANNYVTVITQWPGRAAEEVEQQVTVPLEIGMAGIPHMTHLRSTSLAGLSSLTMIFDDESENDWNREKVLERLSQVTLPNGLQPQIGTDWSPVGQIFWYTLESSNPAYDTMALKGLEDWTLERQFRSVPGVVDVASFGGVTREYQVILDPEKLIQYGLTVGQVKQQLIANNVNAGGSFIETGQQQINVREVGLFRNVDDIAQTVLKSQNGTALRVSDVATVVQGPKIRLGQIGRTIRRQDGKYDDNQDAVEGTLLLQKGDNSDETLEAIHAKVKELNEHVLPKGVKVVPFLDRSDLLHLTTHTVLHNLTEGIILVVIILFVFLGNLRGALIVALTIPFSLLFASICLDLRHIPANLLSLGALDFGMVVDGAVVMIENIVRHLSHGRREDMTPMQQIREAAYEVQRPVFYAIGIIITAYLPIFTLQSVEGRLFKPMSWTVAFALLGALIFSIILAPVLASFLFRKGTTEWENPVLRWITNGYRHSAQWAIEHRPVTFGVAIAAFAATVYLGTSGIVGSEFLPHLDEGAIWVRGTLAPSTGPTESREVANHARVVLASFPEVKQVVSQIGRPDDGTDTTGFFNTEYFVDLKPKAEWRPVFKENKEELIGAMNRELDKAPGVIWNFSQPISDNVEEAVSGVKGELAVKLYGTDLKTLEAKGDEIVNVMQNIKGVADLGLFRVIGQPNLNFTVDRQAAARFGINVSDIQDAIESAVGGAAVTQVLEGDARYDVTPRYSPSYRNTPESIANIRILSPTGERVSLAQVTTQHIEDGAEQIGREGGLRYVAIKYSVRNRDLGSTVEEAIAKVGKQVQLPPGYKIDWAGEYESQKRSSRRLMIVLPLTIMLIFLILYTMFSSFKWAILILANVAMAPFGGMLALLLSHTHFSVSSGVGFLALFGVSVQTGIIMLEYINQMRASGFSVEQAAIEGAVLRLRPIMMTMLVATLGLLPAATSHGIGSDSQRPFAIVIVGGLVGALLISVFLLPTLYVWIARDTDVLPAPNTEFEH
- a CDS encoding TolC family protein: MRPQSTNPTRFGKAALLALLTLTPHAAILAQAGGGAGSGTGAGAAGGSAAGSPGASGAASRGAAADRSGSDQGTPAQTSGSQSNGTAQSPAAAYAAGASLGPDPRKPPVSRPGAFTLQQIIAMAQDHNPTLLAAQANLRAVRAQEVQAAVRANPYLTIYGTDVTLPAEGSANPYSYSAQVSRLFERGEKRRWRIDAAKATTGQTQAQLEDTVRQTVLTIKQAFTKMLVAKEALELANASLKDYRHEVEISLDRYKAGDLGKLDYERLDLQLGSFESDAANNEITVLQASDQLQTLIGVETPVEDFDIAGDIVPPIVSGTRAALIQQALAKRPDLAAAQAAVGAAEANARLAVANGTTDPTLEGEYDRAGTDNSAGFSVNIPLRLFDRNHGNKQTARYQADASRLSQTAARNQVLSDVDQAWVGYTRAKALSDRFSKHYLDESKDILSIAQFSFEHGGLALIDYLDALRDARSSTSDALNAFATTWNAIHQLSAATATNVAP
- a CDS encoding barstar family protein, with translation MGSIDSLRGVVCSLSINPSEAMLQEHHISESTMLTSRISLNCENIQDWLSFHEEFARVFGFPDFYGKNMDAWIDCLTSLDVPADGMSGVHCEPGSVLTVQLENVKSFAQRCPEQYIALLECTAFVNWRRIETGSSSVLTLSFHN